One segment of Streptomyces sp. NBC_00576 DNA contains the following:
- a CDS encoding acyl carrier protein, producing the protein MSEIGFTELFDLLNDCNGDADPVEPSADLVDATFDALGFDSLTLLNAVGRLERSHGITLSDTVVSEAKTPRQLLEQVNAQLA; encoded by the coding sequence ATGAGCGAAATTGGTTTCACCGAGCTGTTCGACCTTCTCAACGACTGCAACGGCGACGCGGACCCCGTCGAGCCGAGCGCGGACCTCGTAGACGCCACCTTCGATGCCCTGGGATTCGACTCGCTCACCCTCCTGAACGCCGTCGGCCGGCTGGAGCGGAGCCACGGCATCACGCTCTCCGACACCGTGGTCAGCGAGGCGAAGACCCCTCGTCAGTTGCTCGAACAGGTGAACGCGCAGCTCGCCTGA
- a CDS encoding SDR family NAD(P)-dependent oxidoreductase, whose protein sequence is MTAPRTVVVAGASGDLGLCLVRRCLEQGAEVLAQYRSRPERLAELTGFGDRLVLVQADLSDDQGATVLASALPGHWDGLDLLANCVGGARPVPIDDLTPDEFRACLQSNVEAPYAVLKALLAPLEEARGSVVNLSSVAGFTGGAFGPHYAAAKAAVIGLTRSAARELGGRGIRVNCVAPGPVASEMTDSLSAAALEGVLASTALGRVVLPEEIADSILALSGATATTGQTVVVDGGRYLH, encoded by the coding sequence ATGACGGCGCCCCGCACCGTGGTGGTGGCAGGGGCTTCCGGGGACCTCGGCCTCTGCCTCGTCCGGCGCTGTCTGGAACAAGGCGCCGAAGTGCTGGCCCAGTACCGGTCCCGGCCCGAGCGGCTCGCCGAACTCACCGGTTTCGGAGACCGGCTGGTGCTCGTTCAGGCGGACCTGTCCGACGACCAGGGCGCCACGGTGCTCGCCTCCGCGCTCCCCGGCCACTGGGACGGACTGGATCTGCTGGCCAACTGCGTGGGCGGAGCGCGCCCCGTGCCGATCGACGATCTGACTCCGGACGAGTTCCGAGCCTGCCTCCAGTCCAACGTGGAGGCACCGTACGCCGTACTCAAGGCCCTGCTCGCGCCGCTGGAAGAAGCACGCGGCAGCGTCGTCAACCTTTCCAGCGTCGCCGGCTTCACCGGTGGAGCCTTCGGGCCCCACTACGCGGCGGCCAAAGCCGCGGTCATCGGTCTCACCCGGTCCGCGGCCCGTGAACTCGGCGGTAGAGGGATCCGGGTGAACTGTGTGGCTCCGGGCCCGGTCGCGTCCGAGATGACCGACTCGCTCAGCGCGGCTGCCCTGGAGGGCGTGCTCGCGAGCACCGCCCTGGGCCGGGTGGTCCTCCCGGAGGAGATCGCGGACTCGATCCTCGCGCTGTCGGGTGCCACCGCCACCACCGGCCAGACCGTCGTCGTGGACGGCGGGCGCTATCTCCACTAG
- a CDS encoding aldehyde dehydrogenase family protein: MSGATTGLVLHPLVGGDVWESEDTSTLNGVDGRFLADVRQAPPLLAQIALKRAAEAAGGPVPAELLARAGQAFAEEELAGESPQEYCRKATLAAGIPHRVFVHALRYIRDGLTNAPAATAAELPLPLSSPDHEVRWTRRGRTLAVVAPSNHPEPHLAWARAVSLGYGVVVRPGGRDPFTPLRLAHALYAAGLPKGRISILPGSHETAEFLVKHADRALVYGGQDTMARWAGRESVAVRGPGRSKVLLCGAADETSLVHVAHTVAADGGTRCTNTSVVLTTEDVDEVAAALATALARLPLLPVLDSRAALPAFTADRALALAAEVDRLSRTGLRVHRTSEPGPDGTAELADGSRTVPAAVMSTRDPGHPELGTELPFPFVLVAPWTAELGTKPLRDSLVLTVLGSSPELLEKIVNDPTVRRVVDGPADPWVSSPGLPHDGSLTTFLLEPKAVVRTGANR, translated from the coding sequence GTGAGCGGCGCCACCACCGGGCTGGTCCTGCACCCCCTGGTCGGCGGCGACGTCTGGGAGAGCGAGGACACGTCGACCCTGAACGGGGTGGACGGCCGGTTTCTCGCCGACGTACGGCAGGCACCTCCGCTCCTGGCCCAGATCGCCCTCAAACGGGCCGCGGAAGCCGCCGGGGGGCCGGTGCCGGCGGAGCTGCTGGCACGCGCCGGTCAGGCGTTCGCCGAGGAAGAGCTGGCCGGCGAGTCACCGCAGGAGTACTGCCGCAAGGCCACGCTCGCCGCCGGAATCCCCCACCGGGTCTTCGTCCACGCCCTGCGGTACATCAGGGACGGGCTCACCAACGCCCCCGCGGCTACCGCCGCCGAGTTGCCGCTCCCGTTGTCGTCCCCGGACCACGAGGTCCGGTGGACCCGCCGCGGGCGCACGCTCGCGGTGGTGGCACCCAGCAACCATCCCGAACCTCATCTGGCCTGGGCGAGGGCAGTGTCACTCGGCTACGGGGTCGTCGTACGCCCGGGCGGACGGGATCCCTTCACCCCGCTGAGGCTGGCCCACGCTCTGTACGCCGCGGGGCTGCCGAAGGGCCGGATCTCGATCCTGCCCGGCAGTCACGAGACGGCGGAGTTCCTGGTCAAGCACGCGGACCGGGCGCTCGTCTACGGGGGCCAGGACACCATGGCCCGTTGGGCGGGCCGGGAGTCGGTCGCGGTACGCGGCCCAGGCCGCAGCAAAGTACTGCTGTGCGGCGCCGCGGACGAGACATCCCTCGTGCATGTCGCCCACACCGTCGCCGCCGACGGCGGGACGCGGTGCACCAACACGTCGGTGGTCCTGACCACCGAGGACGTGGACGAGGTCGCCGCCGCACTCGCCACCGCGCTGGCCCGGCTGCCCCTCCTGCCCGTCCTCGACTCCCGGGCAGCACTTCCCGCATTCACCGCTGACCGCGCTCTTGCCCTCGCCGCAGAGGTCGACCGTCTCAGCCGCACAGGACTGCGTGTCCACCGCACGTCGGAGCCCGGACCGGACGGAACCGCCGAACTCGCCGACGGCTCCCGGACAGTGCCGGCAGCCGTCATGTCCACCCGGGATCCCGGCCATCCCGAGCTCGGCACCGAGCTTCCCTTCCCCTTCGTCCTGGTAGCGCCCTGGACCGCTGAACTGGGGACAAAACCGCTTCGGGACTCACTGGTTCTGACCGTTCTCGGGTCGTCCCCGGAACTTCTGGAGAAGATCGTGAACGACCCGACCGTACGCCGCGTCGTCGATGGGCCCGCCGACCCCTGGGTAAGCAGCCCGGGACTCCCGCACGACGGCAGCCTCACCACATTCCTGCTGGAGCCCAAGGCCGTCGTCCGGACGGGGGCGAACCGATGA
- a CDS encoding phenazine biosynthesis protein, whose amino-acid sequence MSLELRSPLDKEVGSLSGEEHLRAVLEWHFGEQTGSPFWLRKAAGLGFDPRTDITTLADLRHFPDVSEELRKVPVDDLFPAGCAGRPFGVYESGGTLGTPKRIVESSSRTRALDWVSSVLTDHGFPMGSHWLHIGPTGPHIVGRSMRTLAEARGGVCFTIDFDPRWVKRLIADGRRDEADAYVQHVLDQAELIVETQRVGVLFITPPVLEALCARPELHDRLKGQLRGLIWSGTSISPTTLRLVEEEFFPDTAVVGLYGNSLMGIAPQLPHGSYDGYRCVFRTHQPQAMVEVIDPDNGLRVPVGERGRVLVHLLSQDMFLPNVAERDSVIRVGTPEGALGDDIAEIRPYSPAGSTIIEGVY is encoded by the coding sequence ATGAGCCTCGAACTGCGGTCGCCCCTTGACAAGGAGGTCGGATCCCTCAGCGGGGAGGAACACCTGCGGGCTGTTCTGGAATGGCATTTCGGGGAGCAGACCGGATCGCCGTTCTGGCTGCGCAAAGCGGCCGGCCTCGGTTTCGACCCCCGAACCGACATCACGACTCTCGCGGACCTGCGACACTTCCCCGACGTCAGCGAGGAACTGCGCAAGGTCCCGGTCGACGATCTCTTCCCCGCAGGCTGTGCGGGACGGCCTTTCGGTGTGTACGAGTCGGGGGGCACCCTCGGAACCCCCAAGCGGATCGTCGAGAGCAGCTCCCGGACCCGCGCACTGGACTGGGTCAGCTCGGTTCTCACGGACCACGGATTCCCCATGGGATCCCATTGGCTGCACATCGGTCCGACGGGACCCCATATCGTCGGCCGCTCCATGCGGACCCTCGCCGAGGCACGGGGAGGGGTCTGCTTCACCATCGACTTCGACCCGCGGTGGGTGAAGCGTCTGATCGCCGACGGCCGCCGTGACGAAGCGGACGCCTACGTCCAGCACGTACTGGACCAGGCCGAACTGATCGTCGAGACCCAGCGGGTGGGCGTTCTGTTCATCACCCCGCCGGTGCTGGAGGCCCTCTGCGCCCGCCCGGAGCTGCACGACCGGCTCAAGGGGCAACTGCGAGGACTCATCTGGAGCGGTACCAGCATCAGCCCCACCACCTTGCGGCTGGTCGAGGAGGAGTTCTTCCCCGACACCGCGGTGGTCGGCCTGTACGGCAACAGCCTCATGGGCATCGCACCGCAGCTCCCGCACGGCTCCTACGACGGGTACCGCTGCGTCTTCCGCACCCACCAGCCGCAGGCCATGGTCGAAGTCATCGACCCGGACAACGGCCTGCGGGTTCCTGTGGGCGAACGCGGCCGAGTCCTCGTCCACCTGCTGAGCCAGGACATGTTCCTGCCGAACGTGGCGGAGCGGGACAGCGTCATCCGAGTAGGCACTCCAGAGGGCGCCCTGGGCGATGACATCGCCGAGATCCGTCCCTACTCACCTGCGGGCAGCACCATCATCGAAGGGGTCTACTAG
- a CDS encoding anthranilate synthase component II, with protein MICVIDNYDSFVYNLVQYAGALRVECQVFRNDEVSVDTIVKLAPDLLLISPGPGNPDSAGISLEAVRSLAGRVPIFGVCLGHQTIGQVFGAEVVHAKKPMHGKCSRVTHDGRGVFTGLPSPLTVTRYHSLVVAPATLPPEIEVSAWSEDGEVMALRHRELHVESVQFHPESLFTEHGLRMVENALVAARGFHKAREGLVSA; from the coding sequence ATGATCTGCGTCATCGACAACTACGATTCCTTTGTCTACAACCTCGTGCAGTATGCGGGCGCCCTCCGGGTGGAATGCCAGGTTTTCCGCAACGACGAGGTGTCGGTCGACACGATCGTGAAGCTCGCACCCGACCTCCTCCTCATTTCTCCAGGGCCCGGAAATCCGGACAGCGCCGGGATCTCGCTCGAAGCTGTTCGCTCCCTGGCGGGCCGTGTCCCGATCTTCGGCGTGTGCTTGGGACATCAGACGATCGGCCAGGTGTTCGGGGCTGAGGTCGTCCACGCGAAGAAGCCGATGCACGGAAAGTGCTCGCGGGTGACGCACGACGGTCGCGGAGTGTTCACCGGGCTCCCCTCACCCCTCACCGTGACGCGGTACCACTCGCTGGTCGTAGCCCCCGCCACACTGCCTCCGGAGATCGAGGTCAGCGCCTGGTCCGAGGACGGCGAGGTGATGGCCCTGCGGCACCGCGAACTTCATGTCGAGAGCGTTCAGTTCCACCCGGAATCGCTTTTCACCGAACACGGTCTCCGCATGGTGGAGAACGCATTGGTCGCCGCCCGCGGATTTCACAAGGCACGAGAAGGACTGGTATCGGCATGA
- a CDS encoding anthranilate synthase component I family protein, translated as MTGTPMADPVSIISALREGDTVHRCERLLPGRMDPANAAAAMRGHGRILLATSYAGETRPGVLAVGELALISCGLAAELNRKPRQTALHRAVRFIEDLNFADAEVAEERRWFGVIGYDAARDIERLKPRDDTDLPVYDFFVPEILIRFEPGAVRVIGRGVDPSAAARACARAVRLLTGPAPQPLKTPRVGVGQFTLTRSDYHKAVQQAKRYIVNGDIFQVVLSLGLTAEADADGLALYAALSSFNPSPYQFWYRSREFEVAGCSPEPCVTLSGGEALIRPLAGTRPRGADEAADRLAEQELLASDKEVAEHRMLVDLARNDLGRVCTSGSINVPHLMEVDRYSHVMHLTSDVTGQLRPEQSGADLITATFPAGTMTGAPKIRAMEIIDELEPVGRAFYSGAVGSFGGEDVDLYLTIRSVVLHQGQVRLQAGGGIVFDSDPEQEYAECLAKLGAAARAVGIDLERAIG; from the coding sequence ATGACAGGCACGCCCATGGCAGATCCGGTCTCCATCATTTCCGCGCTGCGCGAGGGCGACACCGTCCACCGGTGCGAGAGGCTGCTACCCGGCCGCATGGACCCCGCGAATGCGGCCGCCGCGATGCGGGGCCATGGACGCATCCTGCTCGCCACCTCGTACGCCGGGGAGACACGACCCGGAGTCCTGGCAGTCGGTGAGCTCGCTCTGATCAGCTGCGGGCTGGCAGCGGAGCTGAATCGGAAACCCCGGCAGACGGCCCTGCACCGAGCCGTCCGGTTCATCGAGGACCTGAATTTCGCAGACGCCGAAGTGGCCGAGGAACGACGCTGGTTCGGCGTCATCGGCTACGACGCCGCACGTGACATCGAGCGGCTCAAGCCACGCGACGACACGGACCTACCCGTCTACGACTTCTTCGTCCCCGAGATCCTCATACGTTTCGAACCGGGCGCCGTGCGCGTCATCGGGCGCGGCGTCGACCCGTCCGCCGCCGCGCGCGCCTGCGCGCGGGCGGTCCGCCTGCTGACCGGCCCTGCTCCGCAGCCGCTGAAGACCCCCCGGGTGGGGGTCGGACAGTTCACGCTGACCCGCTCCGACTACCACAAAGCCGTTCAGCAGGCGAAACGCTACATCGTCAACGGAGACATCTTCCAAGTCGTACTGTCACTGGGGCTCACCGCCGAGGCCGATGCCGATGGACTCGCGCTCTACGCGGCGCTCAGTTCCTTCAACCCCTCGCCGTACCAGTTCTGGTACCGCAGCCGGGAGTTCGAAGTCGCCGGCTGCTCGCCGGAGCCATGCGTCACGCTGTCCGGCGGCGAGGCCCTCATCCGCCCGCTGGCCGGCACCCGCCCACGCGGCGCCGACGAGGCTGCCGACCGGCTGGCCGAGCAGGAGCTACTGGCGTCCGACAAGGAAGTGGCCGAACACCGAATGCTGGTCGACCTGGCCCGCAACGACCTCGGCCGGGTCTGCACTTCGGGCAGCATCAACGTTCCGCACCTCATGGAGGTGGACCGCTACTCGCACGTCATGCACCTCACCTCGGATGTCACCGGGCAGTTGCGGCCGGAACAGTCCGGGGCGGATCTGATCACGGCCACCTTCCCCGCGGGCACCATGACCGGCGCGCCCAAGATTCGCGCGATGGAGATCATCGACGAACTGGAACCGGTCGGCCGCGCCTTCTACTCGGGGGCCGTCGGCAGTTTCGGCGGCGAGGACGTCGATCTGTATCTGACCATTCGCAGCGTCGTCCTGCATCAGGGACAGGTACGGCTGCAGGCGGGCGGCGGCATCGTGTTCGACTCCGACCCCGAACAGGAATACGCCGAATGCCTGGCCAAACTCGGAGCCGCGGCCCGCGCCGTCGGAATCGACCTGGAGAGGGCGATCGGATGA